One Aegilops tauschii subsp. strangulata cultivar AL8/78 chromosome 7, Aet v6.0, whole genome shotgun sequence genomic window carries:
- the LOC109745471 gene encoding AT-rich interactive domain-containing protein 5-like, translating to MNDQNHLQPAPVRKDEEESSLLKISSHSLMFDNAHSDEDSGTEEEQDNFMNELERFHKDNSMEFRPPKFYGEGLNYLKLWKKVKKLGGYKQVTLSRKWRQVGESFKPPKTCTNVSWSFHNFYKKVQGHSIYLDKAKCFGNRVSLKRKTVSTIEDDKDLQHRVDNIQSNSTIIDMGSRADWVKINVLISKYQYQVYALVPGLLREELQVLSDPIGRLIITGEPTQLDNPWGVTRFQKVIHFPSRIDPNTTLANLGQYGRLYVCGAFEKSSS from the exons ATGAATGATCAAaatcatcttcaacctgcaccggTTAGGAAAGATGAGGAGGAAAGTTCGTTGTTAAAGATCTCAAGCCATTCGCTGATGTTTGACAACGCCCATAGTGATGAGGACTCTGGTACTGAGGAAGAGCAGGATAATTTCATGAACGAACTTGAACGATTCCACAAGGATAATTCAATGGAATTCAGGCCCCCAAAGTTCTATGGTGAAGGGTTGAATTACCTTAA GTTGTGGAAAAAGGTGAAGAAATTGGGTGGGTATAAACAG GTAACATTAAGCAGAAAGTGGCGCCAAGTGGGAGAGTCTTTTAAACCACCAAA GACATGCACAAATGTTTCATGGTCCTTTCATAACTTCTACAAGAAG GTTCAAGGTCATTCCATCTACCTCGACAAAGCAAAATGCTTCGGGAACAGAG TTTCACTGAAGAGGAAAACGGTGTCAACCATCGAAGATGATAAAGACTTACAACACAGAGTTGATAATATACA AAGTAACTCAACAATCATCGATATGGGATCTCGAGCTGATTGGGTGAAGATAAATGTTCTGATATCT AAATATCAGTATCAGGTATATGCATTAGTTCCTGGCCTTCTACGTGAAGAG CTTCAAGTTCTTTCAGATCCCATTGGTCGTTTAATCATTACTGGAGAGCCTACACAACTAGACAATCCATGGGGCGTTACTCGCTTCCAGAAG GTAATTCACTTTCCCTCTCGCATCGACCCCAACACAACCTTGGCAAATCTTGGCCAGTATGGGCGTTTATATGTTTGTGGCGCATTTGAGAAGTCATCATCGTAA